A window of the Deltaproteobacteria bacterium genome harbors these coding sequences:
- a CDS encoding alpha/beta hydrolase yields the protein MEKDVTFYSAGFKLFGTFYFPDNIRSGEKLPTVLCCHGLRANRKVVLPEFARTFVQHGYAAFIFDYRGFGDSEGAKNRLISRERDEDIINATTFLGMQPEIDANRIALFGISYGGANVISAGAADARTKAIVSIVGFGDGDRWMRNSRRLWEYWALRKRVEKDRERRVLTGKSEYVDAYEILIPTPAEEKVYSGGGAIASLKTEMPLETADDIMSYSPEAVVAQIAPRPLLIIGAELDYLTGFEECVSLYEKAQEPKQLHILPGISHYETYTQGFDTVVRLSLDVFGQTLKTSSV from the coding sequence ATGGAAAAAGACGTCACCTTTTATAGTGCCGGATTCAAACTCTTTGGCACGTTTTATTTTCCGGACAATATCCGCTCTGGAGAGAAGCTCCCCACAGTGCTGTGTTGTCATGGCTTACGCGCCAATCGTAAAGTCGTCTTGCCAGAATTTGCCCGGACTTTTGTGCAGCATGGCTATGCCGCATTCATTTTTGATTATCGCGGGTTTGGCGATAGCGAGGGAGCCAAGAATCGGCTGATCTCGCGTGAACGCGATGAAGACATCATCAATGCCACAACGTTCCTCGGCATGCAGCCAGAGATTGATGCCAATCGGATTGCGCTGTTTGGCATTAGCTACGGGGGCGCGAATGTCATCTCTGCTGGTGCGGCTGATGCACGGACGAAGGCCATCGTAAGTATCGTTGGGTTCGGAGATGGCGATCGTTGGATGCGCAACAGTCGCCGCTTGTGGGAGTATTGGGCATTGCGTAAACGCGTTGAGAAGGATCGTGAACGACGCGTACTCACGGGCAAGTCAGAATACGTTGATGCGTACGAAATCCTCATTCCCACACCAGCGGAAGAAAAAGTCTACAGCGGCGGTGGAGCAATTGCCTCCCTCAAGACAGAAATGCCACTCGAAACAGCGGACGACATCATGTCATACTCACCTGAAGCCGTCGTCGCCCAGATTGCGCCACGCCCGCTCCTGATCATTGGAGCAGAGTTGGATTACCTCACTGGCTTTGAGGAATGCGTCAGCCTCTATGAGAAAGCACAAGAGCCCAAGCAATTGCACATCTTGCCGGGCATTTCTCATTACGAAACCTACACGCAAGGGTTTGACACCGTCGTGCGGTTGAGCCTGGATGTGTTTGGACAAACATTGAAAACGTCCAGCGTCTAG